A portion of the Clupea harengus chromosome 18, Ch_v2.0.2, whole genome shotgun sequence genome contains these proteins:
- the LOC105891454 gene encoding complement factor I-like isoform X1 — protein sequence MPVCWCVMDTKARMKLHMGTTLLVLLLTQNTHLLPSDGSGAQVKTSPADQPSPGSHLDLECREKGYTHMSCSKVSCPEGLRCIPNDPDCTCNVANKCPPGKEVCGHDRRMYRNRCQAVAATCRDSSNTPVFSHLGTNCTDSVFRTSLKTDKQVIQVWLPNNSTSALICHTGRNIAAVNVLCRQMNRNWAESADYVKYSDVPRENVDLPDECVHVFCKGHEYSLAECKMYHPKKLKPDSRITMAKCYSGNSDSQAQNTCEFACENGKCVKSKNTCDGIDHCGDGSDEICCKGCRAGAFHCKSNMCISHLAHNDGVPDCLDEDDEDEDDEKEKKDPDLPPRTKPIPAPTSTPHPTTLAPAPTTNPTTTTPIPTTKAILTDDYLGPLQCLKQKFTQRLCLKAFCPPWMRCVDGRCVCKVPYMCKRLGQGACGHNGRGYFNHCQAMAASCRSKTKVFSHFGDQCSADNVFSTSLKTDKQVVEVFLPNISKSALVCAKDWDMAAANVVCRDTRSEKARSAASVVFSEVEGAGLPNVCVRMQCTGHEYSLAECNIYGDMKPLTPNDHVASVQCGTDDADVSDCEFTCANGQCVELNDTCDGINHCEDGSDEMCCKACRRNAFHCKSNVCIPPHTVGDRIRDCLGGDDEVPELVEQFRKRDQYTEEAISVSETEVAEGFLKGEQYTEQAISVPKTEVEIQRTSLEVLECGIPNMDYTPPPSDFGGTRTKRVVGGQETTPTQIQWQVAIQEDGKVNCGGAYLGGCWVLTAAHCVGSKPEAYLVKFSLWQKMSRIDTTDIAYVKKLHVHWDYEAQSYRNDIALVELKPLGGSTQCVRSNPAIRSVCVPWSVQQFQPRHDCTISGWGRDKEGKSQNKLQWASVELIDNCENYYPNRFKAGMMCAGDVDGHVDSCQGDSGGPLVCKDPSGVSYVWGVVSWGQECGKKGFPGVYTQVAHYYNWIHMTTDKYITKYNQ from the exons atgcctgtgtgttggtgtgttatgGACACAAAGGCAAGAATGAAACTTCACATGGGAACTACATTGCTGGTGCTCCTactcacccaaaacacacacttg CTCCCCTCAGATGGCTCTGGAGCGCAGGTGAAGACCAGCCCAGCAGACCAACCCTCACCTGGTTCACACCTGGACCTGGAGTGTAGGGAaaagggttacacacacatgtcgtGCAGCAAGGTCTCCTGTCCTGAAGGACTTCGCTGTATTCCGAATGACCCAGACTGCACGTGTAACGTGGCAAATAAGTGCCCGCCGGGCAAGGAGGTGTGCGGCCATGATAGGAGGATGTACCGTAACCGGTGCCAGGCCGTGGCAGCCACCTGCAGGGACTCGTCGAACACCCCTGTCTTCTCTCACCTGGGAACCAATTGCA ctgacaGTGTCTTCAGGACATCTctaaagacagacaaacaggtgaTCCAGGTGTGGCTGCCCAACAATTCTACAAGTGCACTGATATGTCACACGGGACGGAATATTGCTGCTGTCAATGTTCTGTGTCGTCAAATGAATCGCAA ctGGGCAGAATCTGCAGACTATGTGAAGTACTCTGATGTTCCGAGAGAGAACGTCGATCTCCcagatgagtgtgttcatgtcttcTGTAAAGGACATGAGTACTCTCTGGCTGAGTGTAAAATGTACCATCCGAAAAAACTTAAACCTGACAGCCGCATCACAATGGCCAAGTGTTACAGTGGTAATTCGGACAGCCAAG CTCAAAACACATGCGAGTTCGCGTGTGAAAACGGAAAGTGCGTGAAGTCAAAAAACACATGTGATGGAATCGACCACTGTGGAGACGGCAGCGACGAGATTTgttgcaaag GTTGTCGAGCTGGGGCTTTCCATTGCAAGTCCAATATGTGTATCTCTCACCTCGCTCATAATGATGGAGTCCCAGACTGTCTggatgaagatgatgaggatgaagatgatgag aaggaaaaaaaggaccCAGACCTCCCTCCCAGGACCAAACCCATACCCGCACCCACCTCCACACCTCACCCCACTACCCTGGCACCTGCTCCGACAACTAACCCCACCACGACCACCCCCATCCCGACCACCAAAGCCATTCTCACGGATGACTACCTGGGACCCCTGCAATGTTTGAAGCAGAAGTTCACTCAGCGGTTGTGTCTGAAGGCGTTTTGCCCCCCCTGGATGCGCTGTGTCgacggcaggtgtgtgtgcaaggtgCCCTACATGTGCAAACGCCTCGGCCAGGGTGCGTGTGGCCACAATGGCCGAGGGTACTTCAACCACTGTCAGGCCATGGCCGCTAGCTGCCGCTCAAAAACGAAGGTCTTCTCTCACTTTGGAGACCAGTGCAGTG CTGACAATGTGTTCAGCACCTCTCtaaagacagataaacaggtGGTTGAGGTGTTTCTGCCTAACATCTCCAAGAGTGCGCTGGTGTGTGCCAAGGACTGGGACATGGCTGCAGCCAACGTTGTGTGTCGTGATACAAG GTCTGAGAAAGCGAGAAGTGCTGCCAGTGTGGTGTTTTCAGAGGTTGAGGGGGCTGGACTACcgaacgtgtgtgtgaggatgcagTGCACAGGGCACGAATACTCACTGGCCGAGTGTAACATCTATGGTGATATGAAACCACTCACTCCCAATGATCATGTCGCATCAGTCCAGTGTGGAACAGATGATGcag ACGTTAGTGACTGTGAGTTCACTTGTGCAAACGGACAGTGTGTGGAGCTCAATGACACGTGCGATGGCATCAATCACTGTGAGGATGGCAGCGACGAGATGTgttgcaaag CTTGTCGACGTAATGCCTTCCACTGCAAGTCCAATGTGTGTATCCCTCCTCATACTGTTGGAGACAGAATCAGGGACTGTCTCGGGGGAGATGATGAGGTTCCAGAGTTAGTAGAACAGTTCCGCAAAAGAGACCAGTACACAG AAGAAGCCATCTCTGTTTCTGAAACAGAGGTAGCAGAAGGGTTCCTCAAAGGAGAGCAGTACACAG AACAAGCCATCTCTGTGCCTAAAACAG AGGTAGAGATTCAGCGGACCTCGCTGGAAGTGTTGGAGTGTGGCATTCCAAACATGGACTACACGCCACCGCCCAGTGACTTTGGAGGCACTAGGACGAAGAGAGTTGTGGGCGGGCAAGAAACCACGCCG ACACAGATCCAATGGCAGGTGGCCATTCAGGAGGACGGGAAGGTCAACTGTGGGGGGGCGTACCTGGGGGGCTGCTGGGTGCTGACTGCCGCCCACTGTGTCGg GTCCAAGCCCGAAGCGTATCTTGTGAAGTTCTCCCTTTGGCAGAAGATGTCCAGGATTGACACCACTGACATCGCCTATGTGAAGAAGCTACACGTTCACTGGGACTACGAGGCCCAGAGCTACCGGAATGACATCGCTCTGGTCGAGCTGAagccactagggggcagcacTCAGTGTGTGCGCTCCAACCCCGCCATCCGCTCCGTCTGTGTGCCCTGGTCCGTCCAGCAGTTCCAGCCGAGGCACGACTGCACCATCTCCGGATGGGGGAGGGACAAAG AGGGCAAGTCCCAGAATAAGCTGCAGTGGGCGAGCGTAGAGCTGATCGACAATTGCGAGAACTACTACCCAAACCGCTTCAAAGCGGGAATGATGTGTGCAG GTGATGTGGACGGCCATGTGGACTCCTGCCAGGGTGACTCCGGGGGCCCGCTGGTGTGTAAGGACCCCAGCGGCGTGTCGTACGTGTGGGGGGTGGTGAGCTGGGGGCAGGAATGCGGCAAGAAGGGCTTTCCTGGTGTTTATACCCAGGTGGCGCACTACTACAACTGGATCCACATGACCACCGATAAATACATCACCAAGTACAACCAATAA
- the LOC105891454 gene encoding complement factor I-like isoform X2 gives MPVCWCVMDTKARMKLHMGTTLLVLLLTQNTHLLPSDGSGAQVKTSPADQPSPGSHLDLECREKGYTHMSCSKVSCPEGLRCIPNDPDCTCNVANKCPPGKEVCGHDRRMYRNRCQAVAATCRDSSNTPVFSHLGTNCTDSVFRTSLKTDKQVIQVWLPNNSTSALICHTGRNIAAVNVLCRQMNRNWAESADYVKYSDVPRENVDLPDECVHVFCKGHEYSLAECKMYHPKKLKPDSRITMAKCYSGNSDSQAQNTCEFACENGKCVKSKNTCDGIDHCGDGSDEICCKGCRAGAFHCKSNMCISHLAHNDGVPDCLDEDDEDEDDEKEKKDPDLPPRTKPIPAPTSTPHPTTLAPAPTTNPTTTTPIPTTKAILTDDYLGPLQCLKQKFTQRLCLKAFCPPWMRCVDGRCVCKVPYMCKRLGQGACGHNGRGYFNHCQAMAASCRSKTKVFSHFGDQCSADNVFSTSLKTDKQVVEVFLPNISKSALVCAKDWDMAAANVVCRDTRSEKARSAASVVFSEVEGAGLPNVCVRMQCTGHEYSLAECNIYGDMKPLTPNDHVASVQCGTDDADVSDCEFTCANGQCVELNDTCDGINHCEDGSDEMCCKACRRNAFHCKSNVCIPPHTVGDRIRDCLGGDDEVPELVEQFRKRDQYTEAISVSETEVAEGFLKGEQYTEQAISVPKTEVEIQRTSLEVLECGIPNMDYTPPPSDFGGTRTKRVVGGQETTPTQIQWQVAIQEDGKVNCGGAYLGGCWVLTAAHCVGSKPEAYLVKFSLWQKMSRIDTTDIAYVKKLHVHWDYEAQSYRNDIALVELKPLGGSTQCVRSNPAIRSVCVPWSVQQFQPRHDCTISGWGRDKEGKSQNKLQWASVELIDNCENYYPNRFKAGMMCAGDVDGHVDSCQGDSGGPLVCKDPSGVSYVWGVVSWGQECGKKGFPGVYTQVAHYYNWIHMTTDKYITKYNQ, from the exons atgcctgtgtgttggtgtgttatgGACACAAAGGCAAGAATGAAACTTCACATGGGAACTACATTGCTGGTGCTCCTactcacccaaaacacacacttg CTCCCCTCAGATGGCTCTGGAGCGCAGGTGAAGACCAGCCCAGCAGACCAACCCTCACCTGGTTCACACCTGGACCTGGAGTGTAGGGAaaagggttacacacacatgtcgtGCAGCAAGGTCTCCTGTCCTGAAGGACTTCGCTGTATTCCGAATGACCCAGACTGCACGTGTAACGTGGCAAATAAGTGCCCGCCGGGCAAGGAGGTGTGCGGCCATGATAGGAGGATGTACCGTAACCGGTGCCAGGCCGTGGCAGCCACCTGCAGGGACTCGTCGAACACCCCTGTCTTCTCTCACCTGGGAACCAATTGCA ctgacaGTGTCTTCAGGACATCTctaaagacagacaaacaggtgaTCCAGGTGTGGCTGCCCAACAATTCTACAAGTGCACTGATATGTCACACGGGACGGAATATTGCTGCTGTCAATGTTCTGTGTCGTCAAATGAATCGCAA ctGGGCAGAATCTGCAGACTATGTGAAGTACTCTGATGTTCCGAGAGAGAACGTCGATCTCCcagatgagtgtgttcatgtcttcTGTAAAGGACATGAGTACTCTCTGGCTGAGTGTAAAATGTACCATCCGAAAAAACTTAAACCTGACAGCCGCATCACAATGGCCAAGTGTTACAGTGGTAATTCGGACAGCCAAG CTCAAAACACATGCGAGTTCGCGTGTGAAAACGGAAAGTGCGTGAAGTCAAAAAACACATGTGATGGAATCGACCACTGTGGAGACGGCAGCGACGAGATTTgttgcaaag GTTGTCGAGCTGGGGCTTTCCATTGCAAGTCCAATATGTGTATCTCTCACCTCGCTCATAATGATGGAGTCCCAGACTGTCTggatgaagatgatgaggatgaagatgatgag aaggaaaaaaaggaccCAGACCTCCCTCCCAGGACCAAACCCATACCCGCACCCACCTCCACACCTCACCCCACTACCCTGGCACCTGCTCCGACAACTAACCCCACCACGACCACCCCCATCCCGACCACCAAAGCCATTCTCACGGATGACTACCTGGGACCCCTGCAATGTTTGAAGCAGAAGTTCACTCAGCGGTTGTGTCTGAAGGCGTTTTGCCCCCCCTGGATGCGCTGTGTCgacggcaggtgtgtgtgcaaggtgCCCTACATGTGCAAACGCCTCGGCCAGGGTGCGTGTGGCCACAATGGCCGAGGGTACTTCAACCACTGTCAGGCCATGGCCGCTAGCTGCCGCTCAAAAACGAAGGTCTTCTCTCACTTTGGAGACCAGTGCAGTG CTGACAATGTGTTCAGCACCTCTCtaaagacagataaacaggtGGTTGAGGTGTTTCTGCCTAACATCTCCAAGAGTGCGCTGGTGTGTGCCAAGGACTGGGACATGGCTGCAGCCAACGTTGTGTGTCGTGATACAAG GTCTGAGAAAGCGAGAAGTGCTGCCAGTGTGGTGTTTTCAGAGGTTGAGGGGGCTGGACTACcgaacgtgtgtgtgaggatgcagTGCACAGGGCACGAATACTCACTGGCCGAGTGTAACATCTATGGTGATATGAAACCACTCACTCCCAATGATCATGTCGCATCAGTCCAGTGTGGAACAGATGATGcag ACGTTAGTGACTGTGAGTTCACTTGTGCAAACGGACAGTGTGTGGAGCTCAATGACACGTGCGATGGCATCAATCACTGTGAGGATGGCAGCGACGAGATGTgttgcaaag CTTGTCGACGTAATGCCTTCCACTGCAAGTCCAATGTGTGTATCCCTCCTCATACTGTTGGAGACAGAATCAGGGACTGTCTCGGGGGAGATGATGAGGTTCCAGAGTTAGTAGAACAGTTCCGCAAAAGAGACCAGTACACAG AAGCCATCTCTGTTTCTGAAACAGAGGTAGCAGAAGGGTTCCTCAAAGGAGAGCAGTACACAG AACAAGCCATCTCTGTGCCTAAAACAG AGGTAGAGATTCAGCGGACCTCGCTGGAAGTGTTGGAGTGTGGCATTCCAAACATGGACTACACGCCACCGCCCAGTGACTTTGGAGGCACTAGGACGAAGAGAGTTGTGGGCGGGCAAGAAACCACGCCG ACACAGATCCAATGGCAGGTGGCCATTCAGGAGGACGGGAAGGTCAACTGTGGGGGGGCGTACCTGGGGGGCTGCTGGGTGCTGACTGCCGCCCACTGTGTCGg GTCCAAGCCCGAAGCGTATCTTGTGAAGTTCTCCCTTTGGCAGAAGATGTCCAGGATTGACACCACTGACATCGCCTATGTGAAGAAGCTACACGTTCACTGGGACTACGAGGCCCAGAGCTACCGGAATGACATCGCTCTGGTCGAGCTGAagccactagggggcagcacTCAGTGTGTGCGCTCCAACCCCGCCATCCGCTCCGTCTGTGTGCCCTGGTCCGTCCAGCAGTTCCAGCCGAGGCACGACTGCACCATCTCCGGATGGGGGAGGGACAAAG AGGGCAAGTCCCAGAATAAGCTGCAGTGGGCGAGCGTAGAGCTGATCGACAATTGCGAGAACTACTACCCAAACCGCTTCAAAGCGGGAATGATGTGTGCAG GTGATGTGGACGGCCATGTGGACTCCTGCCAGGGTGACTCCGGGGGCCCGCTGGTGTGTAAGGACCCCAGCGGCGTGTCGTACGTGTGGGGGGTGGTGAGCTGGGGGCAGGAATGCGGCAAGAAGGGCTTTCCTGGTGTTTATACCCAGGTGGCGCACTACTACAACTGGATCCACATGACCACCGATAAATACATCACCAAGTACAACCAATAA